TGGGATAATATTTAGAGTGCTATTATCCAGATATTCAAGACCTTTAAATATATAATTAAGTAAAAAAAAATGATCTTGTAAATTTCGTAAATCAAAGCGTTTGTAATCGCTAGTTTTTATCGCTTTAAATAATTTATATAACTCATCAAAATGAGTTTGTTTTTTTGGATCAGAGTAAATATTACTTCTGCTTTTTGAAAAAGATTCTTCTAACTGTAGAATTTGTAACTCAATACTTTTATAATCCATAAATTATCTATCTTAACAACTCTAAAATTTCGCTATAGACTTCATTATTAATAGAATCGTTTTGGAATGCCAAAAGTTTGTCCTTATATTTAGATATTAGAGTTGTAACCAGAAAATAATGATTATTATCAATAGCAAAAATGTTTTTCTCCCCTTTAGCTATTTCACTAGCCTCAGTTATTGCCGTGTCAATATCAGCCTTATTTTGTAAATTCTTTGAAGATATTATATCTTGCAGGATATTTACGTAAAAAGGCGCTTGTGTTTGCAAGGTGCTTGTTTGTGCTAAATACATAATAGATCTTTTAGGTTTGTTAAAAATAACTACATTCTTATTAACTAATTTAATCAATAATTATTCTAAAAAAACACCTTATCAACAAAAGTTATTAACTTTTGTTGATAAGACATTTTCTCAATCGCGTAATTTCGGCAAAGCTAACATAATTTTTTATAATTTATTAAAATAATTACTGATGGTACTGAAATTAACAATCTATTGATTTCCAATTCGCTAGAATATTGAGACATGTCCTCGGTTTCGATCATTTAAAATGTTAATTACTTATCGTGATTGTAGTAACGTTTTAAATTATAAATCCACTTTTAGATTATGTAGTAATATGATTTCTCTACGGTATTTAAATATTCTAGACAGAACGTTTTAGTAAAGAAATATGATTGTGCTGATTTATCTTGGCAAAACTATGAATGAAAGTTTAATAAAACTTATGTCTGTACAGTTAGTAAACATGTTTGTTCAAAATAATATTTATTAAATCATTCGCGTTCCAGTAAAATAGGATTAGTGGTATAATCAATCTTTACATACGGAACCTCTTGAGAAATTTATTCTAAAAACTATCCTTTAAAAACTGTTTACAGTTTGTTCCTATAAATCGTCCAAGCATTCAATTTTTTTTTGGAAGATGATTCTTTCTCGCTATTGTAGTTCCTGGTAAAAAGGTTGTTTGTACAAAAAAATATTATATTTAAGATATGACTCCAAAAAAGAAAAATGAAAATGCGAAATTGCAAAAAATAGTCACCAGCAAAATGGAAATTAATGAGAGTAATAGTAAGTTAAAGCTAGAAGAATTAAGGAAATACGAAGGATTCACTGATGTTTCGGATTAAGAAGGGAAGGAAATAATTGAAAGCTTATATAAATTATCATTGATAGTTTATGATTACAATACACAACCCAGTAACTCAACAGAAATATGTTAGCTTATAATTGTTCTGTTGTTTTATAAACAGCTGTTAATTAAGTGATTTTTATTGCTGTTAAATTGAAATAATTTTTAGAAATTTAGACTTTTATTGTTTTGATTCTTACCTAATACTTTGGAATCCAGTTCGGAAATCTCTTAAGTTAAACTATTAACTGTGGGTTCTCATTTAATTCCTTATATCTTGACTTCAAATTTTTATTTGTAGCGCAAATAGGATTGTAAGCTTGCAGTTCGGATCGCTCTAAAATCCCAACCTTACTAGAAAAAGTCTAATTTTAAAGAATAGATTATCATACAGACTACTTGCGCCACTATTCTGCCACAAAATTTGAAATGTCAAATTGTTGTCAAATTTGCCTTAGCTTTTCGTGTGAAAAAAATACGAAGTCTACTTTAGGTTTTAATCTCTTGGCGCAGCCGCTAATATTTGACCACAGTATTCTTCAAGAGTTCGTCGTGTTCTTGTAAACTTTGGCAATCGATAGTACTCTAAATCCAAACGGTTAAAGAACTCAAATGAATCTACATATCTTTTTTTATTTTTACTGAAGTAGATACTATCGATTTTTAAAATACCATTTGCTGACGAAGTTAAAGTATCGTTGCTCACAGTAATCATAAATTTGATTGGTTCTGTTGAAGGACCAGCGAATGACTGTGATGTTTTGGAAACCATCAGTTTTATGACGCATTCTTGAGAATAGATGCCTAATGATAAAAAGGCAAAGCCAAGCAATAATATAATTTTTTTCATATGTTTCTTGAAATTTTTATTATGTATAAAATTGATAGTATTAAAAATAAACACATACTTAAGAAATTTATTTCAAATTGATTCCTAAGTAAAAATGTATAAAAGGATTTATTAATAATTTTTAATGGTTTAAGGCATTCAAAATGCATTACTGGGTTTATCTCTTTTTCATTCGTGTAATATTTTATTCTGTAGCTTAATCCAGGTTGAATTAACTTAATCTTAAAATAGGCTAATTTATCCTTAGTAAATTTTGGATCTTCCTGAATTATAGCAGCTGGTGAAATTGCATCAATATCAGGACATAATATTATTGATCTGCTTTTATTTTTAAATTTTAATTGCAGATGAAAATTTTCAATCATTTTATCATTTGATAAATTTTTTATAATTAAATACTTATGGTATAAAGTATCCCCTGCTTTGCTTTTAGCGTCTTGAAAATTATATTCCAAAACGGGAATTTTTGACATACTGTCAAGAGTATAGTTAAACTGCAATGCAAGTATTGCAAGTAGTAATGTTAGAAAATAAGGGACTTTATCTGTAATTAAAATATTAGCTGGATTATTCATTTTGCCTACTGGTATCTATATTATTATACAATAAATATGATAGTTCTTCAATACATTTATTTAAAAGTATTTTTTTATAATGATTAAATTTAAATAGATTTTTAAAAACATTTTTTTCAATTAAAAGGATTAAGATTATCATAATTTGACATCGTATTTGATAAGTAATATGATAGAAAGACAGAGAATAACTGCAGCCCAAACCTTGCTTCCTAATTCCTGGCAGTATTTTAAATCGGCAATCTGTAGGGTGCTTAGTCTGTTTGCTTTATTTTCTCCAAATAAAAAGATGTATTCAACCAAAAGAAAAATAGGAGGTCCTAAAAGCCATATAAAATATATTGCAATGTCAAGTATATTATATGGAAGTCCGTTATGTGCTTTTTTTAAAGAATCGAAAAAGGGAGCATCGATAAAAAGTAATTTTGATACGCTAACTAATAGAACAATAATTAGAGCTGTTAAAAAAATGAAACTTCCATAGGGGCTTCGCCATAATTTCTCGGTTAGCTCATCTTTATATATTTTTTGTTTTAAGTTTTCTACTCTATTTTGCATATCTTTTATATTAATGGACATTAATATATGATCTAGGTCTTTTAGAAAATGTTCTTTTTCAGATGTATTCATATATCTAATATTTAAATTAGTTAATATTTATTTTTATTCAAGTATCAAATGAGCAGATATTCTTGAATGATTTATTCAGACACTTATAAATGATATCTCTTGAATAATGATGTTTTCTTTTTATTTTAGAGCTTTTGATTAATATCAAGTTCGTTGAATATATTTATCAAAAGATTTAGATTTGGAAAAAAGTATCGGGTGATTTTTTTTGAAGTTTTAATTTTTTTGAAGTGTCATTTGTGAAGAGTTTCCTTTATATATTTCATCTTTTTTTATCCATTCGTCATCAGAAGAATAATACCCTTCGAAGAAATCAACATAATCATCACCGTTTGACTTTAGTATTGTGCCAATAATTCCGCCTAGCTCTATCGCTGCATCTTTTACGAGTGATATTGTTACACCGGATACACCTGTTCCTAGTGAAATTAAAGAAAGTAGATTATTGAGTTTAGAATTTTTTATAGCTTCAGAGGTATCATTTACAGCCTTTCCAAATTTGCGTATTTCTTGGTCTGATTCCCATATTTGAATTCTTAAAGCAATACCGCCTTTAACATATCTCTTGGGGAACAACACAATCCCATTACCTATAAATTCCCGAACATTTCCTGCTTTCATAGGAATCAGAACTGATTCTGGCTGAACATCTTTACCAGGATAAAGATTTACGGGCTCCCCACTTAAATCCCATGCCCATGCGATAAAATAGATGTTATTGGTAGAACCTAGTAGATTGTTTAAAAAACCGCCGAAGCCTTTTTCTAATTTTAATTTTTTTAGATATAAACCTCGCTGATCTTTTGAGGTAATGAGTTCGAAAGAATTAGGTTCAATACTTTTGGAAACCTGATCTAATTCTGAAAAAGTAGATACAGATTCCAACATTGACGCTTCGGGGATGTCTTTTTTAACACTTACTGAAAAATTGTTGATTGATCCAACTTCAATTATTGCCATGATTTGCCGATTTAATGATTAATATTTTTTAAGTTGTTTTATTATTAGGTGTTTTTAATAATATTGCGACAGCAACTTCCCATCTCTGTAATACTCGGTTTACATGGAAGAAGCCCCCAGAATTAGTTGTTATATTTGTAATTGTGGATACGAAACTAATCAGAGAGCCTTCGCGGTCAATCAATTCAATTAACGGACTTAACCAGTCCACATTTTTTAAGACCATATTTTCAAAAATATGAGGCTGTAAATCGATTATATTGATGCATATGCAGTCAAAGAGAACAAGTCTCAATTCTTCTATTTTTAGATTTTCATTTTCGATCATCTCGTATAATACAGCTGTTACAGCATTCCGAAAAACTAAATTCGTGCCTCTTACAATTTTGTATACCGTTGGTTGGTCAAGTACAGATAAGTTGATCATTATTTTGAACCATTCTTCTCTAATATCTTCCATACTGTCTATGTGATTTAAAAAATTACGAGCAGTCATTGGATAATTATCAGTTTGTTTAAAAATAGTTAAAATAGGACCAATCAAATTTTGTATAGATTCTTCCGTATAATCCTGCAAACTGTTAAGCCATTCAGGATCAAGTTTTAAATTTGAAAGACACAGATAATAATATTGGGGAATAAACTGATTGGCTAAAATGTTTAATAACAATCTTCCTCTGTTAGAATGTTTAAAATTTTGATTGTGACTTAGTAATTCGACTATAGTTTGAAGATCAATAACCATTTTATGGGATAATCCTTTAACATTATTTAATATTGTAAATGAATATGATAGTCTTGTAATGATAGTTAAGCTCTCTGGACCGGATAAAGTTTTTTCAAGTTTTTTTGAATTTTCACAAGCGTTTTTAATTAAAGTTTCAATTTTTTCAACTTCTACATCTTCAGGAGCAATAAGTATTGCAGGAAAAATGTAATGTAATAACTGTAAGAGTTCAGATATTTCAGGATTGTATTTTTGATAACTTTTCAAGGTTCTTATTTCTTCAAACTTTCCCAGGTTAAAAAGCATTTCTTGTTCCCACCGGTCTGCAAGGCCCATTCCTGTGGCAGTTAACTGGAAATTTATTTTTTTTGCATATGAATATAATTTGTATGCTTCTTTAAACTGTTGTCTATTTGTAAGTCTCCTTCCTGTTTTTCCATATACTTTTTTAAAATAACTATCCGGAAGCTGTAATACATCAGATGCTGAAACCCTTCCAGTTTTGGCGAATTGTAATAAGACTGCAGCCGATTTTGGCAAATCGAAATCATCTGCACCAATAAAGGAGGAGGCGGCTTTTAGTTCTGAAAGGCTATAGGAATCCAAATCTGATTTCCCTTCTGATAACATTAGTTTATGATATATACTTTCTGCTTTCGATTTTGAGTCATTTTGTTGATCAAAGTATGTGATTACTGCTTTTCTTATTGTAATTGCTAGTTCGGACTGTTGTTCCATAATCATACGGATCATAATTCGACGTAAATCTTTTCTATGCCAGATTTCGTTTTCATTTAGTCTGTAGGACAACCAGCCGTAAGATTCAAGATCGTTAAGCAAATTTTTCTTTGTCTGAAGATCCATTTGAGGTAAGTCCAAAATAGGGGATAAAACATCTAATAAATCTGTTGTGATATATCTGAGAATTAAACCAGGATAAGCTATTTTTCTTACTGTGTTGTTTGCTATTCTATTCAGCACTCGTCGGTATATAATTCCGGTGTAAAATTCATCACGAATAATTGACTTGCTATCTGTGAAAATTTCATTTTCAAGGATTTCAAATGGGATGTTCTGGTCTTTGAGTATCTTACTAATTAGTTTGAGTTCTAAAGGCCGTAGAGGAACGCTTTTATTTTTTAAAATTGATTTGATTGTTTGGTTATCGTTACCTAATTTTTTTAAAAAAATAGCAGCAGTAGCTTTATCAAAAACATCAAGAAAAATGGTATTGTATTCATCTGTTTTAAAATCCAACTGATCCTGAATTCTACCCGATAATATAACTTTTAGGGATATACCATAAAGACTGCTGTAAATTAGATTAATAAAATTTTGTAATTTTTCAAATGACCTCTGCTGGAAGACTTCCTCGATTGTATCGAAAACAATTACTAATGGTTTTCCTGTCCTTGAAATAATACGTTGGACACCTATTAGGCTTTTTTGGCCTATTTTGTCGTATTCTATCGATTCCAATACATTTGCTCTTGACGTACTGTAATTTTCTGATGTATGATGATTTAATTCTAATAAATGATGAAGTTTATCTCTTTCATTTGGAAATTGAATTCCGACCTGCTTGATAAGCTCCTCTATAAGCCATGTGGTGTCTTGTGAGCTCATTCCGGGACGGTCAAAGTCAATAAGCAGCAGTGTTGCTGATTTAAGTTCAAGTATTTCGACGCAGGTTTTAGCTAAAAGAGTTGATTTTCCAACTCCTCCGACTCCTTTTATAACCATGGTATCCCAAGACCACGGATTAGATTCAGCAATAAATGATCTTAATTTTTTTAATTCAGTTTTCCGACCGACAAAAGTTTCGGTAAGGTGACGGTAATTGTCAATAAATGACTTTAAATCCAATATTTTCTTTACCTTATTAAGATCAGGTTTGGTAATATCAATATTAATACCCTCGATACTTTCCAGAACTGCAGATAAAAGCATCAATTCATTTCTGTCCATTTGTTCTAAGGAAAAAATCCTATCATCAAATAATATTTCTCTCAATAATCTGCCAAAATTATCAGTTGCAGGTAGCGTTTCCTTATATTTATCTAGAGATTTTATTGCAATAAAAAGCTCTGTTAAAACAGCTTTTCTCTTATTGGTTTCGAGCATCCACAATACTTTTTGTTCCGTCGCATCTATATTACAATAAGGAATTAAAGCATTTAGTATAATGGTTTTGTCTGCTTCACTTTCGGCTTCGACAATTGAATTTGGGGTGAATTTTCCGGAAAATGCAGCTTTTACAAATGCATTTTCTATTTTCTTTTTTAAATTTTCATCAAGTTCTAAGCAAGGTTTGGAAAGTAATAATTCATCATCTAATTCTTTTAAAAAATCTTCTTTACTAGGAATTTTCCAGTCATTTTTTTGCTCATTAACTGCGGAATCATGATCTCCAAGTTCCATTTTGGCTATATAGTTTGGTCTAATTTCCATATTTGATTAATATTTAAGATCTTTTTTCAAATACATTTATAATACCTTTCTTGAGTATGTTCATTGCAGAATGATTGTCTGGTAGTTTATCGGCATAAACAAAACGCAGTAAATTAGAAACCTGATTAATTGGGTTTAAATCCCAGCCTCTTTCAGTAAAACATTTATTTAGAAATGATGTAATATCGTCTAGTGTTAATTCTGTAGTTCTGTAAGTCTGGGTATAATCGAGAGTGGCAACCGGAAGATTTGAGGGAAATCCGTCAATGATGATGCGAAGCCATTCTGTATCTTTTAAAGAACTAAGAAGCAACAGAAAAAATTCCGAGAGATTTTCACCCTCCAGACTGAATTTATTTAAATCAGTTATCATAATCCATACAGTTCTTTTATCTCTTACTTTATTTAGAGAGGAAAGAAGTGGATCGGCCAAAATGTTTCTAAGCCATGCAGCTACTGTGGTGTCATATTCTTTAAATGCAGGTATTCCAGGCAATGGTATTCCCGCAGTACCGCATACATAATTAACAAAGGAACAAGCGTCCATTTTCCCGATTATTTCTCCAGGACAATTGATTTTTAGGTGCTGAATATCATTAAGGGCTGAATGTGCAATTCGTGTAAGAAAAGTTTTTCCTGTGCCTTCGACTCCCTTAATATCAAATAAACGTTTATTGTTTTGGGGATTTATAAAAGAATCCCAGAGTAGGAGCTGGAAATCATCTCTTCCTATGACAGGTTCATATTTAATCTTATCCAGGTACCAAAAAGGATTTTCAAAATCCATCTCATGAATGTTGGTGTTATGTACAGAATTAAAATGAGTGCATATTTTATCAATTGGAATACCTCTATTCACAGTACGGCCGTTTAACTTTTCTGGCCAGACCCCCTGATGTATTCCAATAAGGGTAAATTCTTTATCGAAACAAGGACCTCCAGAAGCACCACCCAAGGCATTCACTTCATGTAGAAAGCGAAATTTTGGAATCTGCGTTATTGAAGGTCTTGGACTAATTATAGTGCTGATATCAATTTTAAGTGAGGATCCTGATGGATGCTGGAAGAGAATGATTTTAGCATCATCTGGTGGAACCAAAGCGCGCGGATCAATTGTAACCCAGCTTCTTTCGTACCCTACAGGCCTTTTTAATTTTATAATAGTATAATCCCAAAATCCAGCAAAACCATCTTTAGGATCCGGAATTTTATTATTTAATTCTACTTCGTTACATACAGAATGGCTAACATACCATTTTCTATGCGCTTGGATGATTAGGGACTGATTTGTGGTCATCCCGGTTTCACTGGCCTTTAGAAAGTTGTCAAACTCAATACTAAGATCAACATCTGTTAAAGGTGTATTATTATGGTCAAATAACGATTTTGTAACATGCCAGGCAGTAAGGAAGTAATTTGGACCAACTAGTACCCCAGTTCCCATTGGCTCTCCGTTAATAATTACTTTTCCAGTAAGTCTCATGTTTTTCATGATACCTTTCAGGTATACATCGGGCTCAGAGAATCCAGAAACAGCATTTGTTATTGCCTGTAACTGAGGTTGAGCTGTTTGTAGACTGTTTTGCTGCAAAATTCTCATCAGTGCTCCTGTTTCCAGAGAAGACTGAGCAAATGTCAATAGAAAACTTTCTATAAAATTGTTAGATATAGAGTAGTTGACAGCTTTTTTAAAAGCTTCAGTGTCATCTGCATATTCCGCTACAATAACTTCAAAAGCAATACGTTTCTCAATTGGTAAAACTGTTTGTGATTGAAAGTATAAGTCACCAAATTCTCTGCGATTTGTACGTAATGCGGAAACAATTTCATTAGCTGAATAACTCATGTTGTTTTTTTTAGATTAATCTATTCAGTAATAACTCCATTTGAATCCAGAATCTCAGATAAAAGTCTTCCTGATGTTTTGTCTTTAATGTTTAGAGTAGATTCAAGCAATAAGCCCCAATTTTCGCGTGGTGTCTTAAGAGTTCCTCCATAATGAATGGCACTGGCAGAGGTTAGTTTATTGTTACCAATAATTACGGATCCTGAATTACCTCCTAAGGTACTGGCATCGTGGCTAATGGTATGACTGTTTTTAATATCACTATTGATAATTTGTCCAGGCGATAGTCTTTTAAAACCGTATGTAGACTGATAAATATCTTCTAATAATTTTCCATAAACACTTAAACCAGCAAGACCTGGATCTCCGGGATATCCAATAGTATACATGTAAGAGTTGGATTTTAATTCTTTAATGGTTTTAGTGAAGTTTATTTGAGGAACTCTACAAGCAGTATTTAATGGTAGCAATTCAATAATTACCATATCGATTTTGGAATGATCTATCAACTTGGGATTTATAAGATTTCCATTATCAAATATTACTTTTTTGAACTCACGACGATTTAATGTTTTAATACCTTCATATTCAAAGCCAAAGTCTACAGATACGTCATCGTAAACGGTTGATCCTGAGTTGTTATTTGAGCCGATGCTCTGCAGGACATGACGATTTGTTACAAATAAATTCTGAGCTATAAGAAATCCACTACCTACATGGGAGCCGAATTTATCTATACGACCGACACATGAAATAGCATAATCAATACTAGTTTTATTAGTCGTCAGTATATCATTCCACAACCCTGGCTGGGCAGAAGAAAGATCTACTGTACCATTTTTTACTAGAAAAGAAGGACTGCTTCCGTCGGTTTTTACAATGACTTCTAACAGATCCAGTGCTTCAAGATTGTTTTTAAAATATGCACTATCATTATTGTATACGGCCTTAAGTGCCTTCTTTCCTTCAGTATTGACTGCGTCGGTAAGTTTTTGTAATTTTTTTGCATCCACATCAGAATTGTATCTCAGCCTTCTTATTTCATTTTCAGCCGAAGAGGTTTTAGCTTCAATAATTGTTTTTAAAGCAGTTTTGGGTATATCAGTGCTTTCGAAAGATTCCAGAGAAGATGCAACTGTTCTTATAAGATTGGGGCGAAAGCGGTTTATGGCTTGATCAATCTTTTTCATTTTAGTAAAGTTTATTATCAAGTATCAGCTGTTTTAGTGCTTCGGAGGTTTCCGGTATTTCTAGTATAATGGCGTAAAACTGTCTTTGTTCTTTATCAGTCAGTTCATCAAAGTTTTTTTCTTCATATTCCAGCAGTTTCTGGAGTGATGCTGATTTTGAAATTAATTGAAGAATTTCTACTTCGTACATTTCAATTGAGCTTTCAAGTAATTCGGTGCCGGTTACCAGTTTTAAAAATGGCCAGCTTACTTTAGCAGGATCTGCTTTTTTTACTGTGACTTGTGAAGGTTTTATTTCCAACATATCGTTAGCCTGCAGAATCCCATTACCAAAATAGAGTGTAATGTCATTATCAAAGCCATCTTTGATTTTTTTTGCAGCAGAATCAAACATGGCCTGACGTATTGTTTCAATTTTTTTCCAGCCAGGCATTGCATTAAGCTCAGTATGATATTTTTGATAATATAAGGCAGCTGCAGATGCAATCTGAGGAGTAGCAGAAGAAGTTCCCGCACCGTTGATACTGACTAAGTTTCCACTATTTATAATTGCCCATGCAACGTTTGGTGTAAATGCAGCTATTGCTTTTGTCATGCATTTTTTTGGACCGTAGTTTCCTTCCATGGTCTTTATGTTTCGAATTCCAAAGGGTTTGTAATAGGGTGAATAGTCATAAGTTACTCCGCATGCAGCTGTTACACGCTCAAAACGTGCCGGGTAAACTAATGTTGAAGGTGTTGCTCTCCCAATGTTATTACCAGCCGCGGTAACAATAAAAATTCCTTTTTCATAGGCGCGATTTATAACATCTGCCCATGCTTTTGAAGGCATTCCCCCCATACTCATTGTAACAATGTCACAACGATCAGGGGTATCATATAAACTTATTACATGTTCAAGAGCATCAACAAAAGCTTTGTTTTTCCATAACATTACACTCCGGGAAATACGTAGAGGCAGAATTTTGATGTTTTTATGTATTCCTATAAAATCATTGTGTTGGTATTCGTCGATCTTCATTGTATTGCCGGCAAGTATGGATAAAGTACCTGTTCCGTGCCCCGGATTGTTTATTAATCCTTCGGAGCCGATATCAATGGAAGAATTATTTTCTTCTACAAAATTTTTCTGATTTTTGGTGTCTATACTGTTTTTGAGTAAACTTTTATGCTCGGGATCGTATCCAGTATCAAAATGAGCAATTCTTATTACAGGTGTTGTATCTGAAACAGAGTCTCTTGCGGATTTTAGTTGTGAAAACTCATCACCAAGATACCAAAACTTTTTATCTGCCTTCCCGTTAATCTGAGGATAAGGCCACTCGGGATCGTAGTCATTTTGTGCGACGGATTCTAGTGAT
This portion of the Flavobacterium panacagri genome encodes:
- a CDS encoding trypsin-like serine peptidase encodes the protein MSYSANEIVSALRTNRREFGDLYFQSQTVLPIEKRIAFEVIVAEYADDTEAFKKAVNYSISNNFIESFLLTFAQSSLETGALMRILQQNSLQTAQPQLQAITNAVSGFSEPDVYLKGIMKNMRLTGKVIINGEPMGTGVLVGPNYFLTAWHVTKSLFDHNNTPLTDVDLSIEFDNFLKASETGMTTNQSLIIQAHRKWYVSHSVCNEVELNNKIPDPKDGFAGFWDYTIIKLKRPVGYERSWVTIDPRALVPPDDAKIILFQHPSGSSLKIDISTIISPRPSITQIPKFRFLHEVNALGGASGGPCFDKEFTLIGIHQGVWPEKLNGRTVNRGIPIDKICTHFNSVHNTNIHEMDFENPFWYLDKIKYEPVIGRDDFQLLLWDSFINPQNNKRLFDIKGVEGTGKTFLTRIAHSALNDIQHLKINCPGEIIGKMDACSFVNYVCGTAGIPLPGIPAFKEYDTTVAAWLRNILADPLLSSLNKVRDKRTVWIMITDLNKFSLEGENLSEFFLLLLSSLKDTEWLRIIIDGFPSNLPVATLDYTQTYRTTELTLDDITSFLNKCFTERGWDLNPINQVSNLLRFVYADKLPDNHSAMNILKKGIINVFEKRS
- a CDS encoding trypsin-like serine peptidase, with protein sequence MKKIDQAINRFRPNLIRTVASSLESFESTDIPKTALKTIIEAKTSSAENEIRRLRYNSDVDAKKLQKLTDAVNTEGKKALKAVYNNDSAYFKNNLEALDLLEVIVKTDGSSPSFLVKNGTVDLSSAQPGLWNDILTTNKTSIDYAISCVGRIDKFGSHVGSGFLIAQNLFVTNRHVLQSIGSNNNSGSTVYDDVSVDFGFEYEGIKTLNRREFKKVIFDNGNLINPKLIDHSKIDMVIIELLPLNTACRVPQINFTKTIKELKSNSYMYTIGYPGDPGLAGLSVYGKLLEDIYQSTYGFKRLSPGQIINSDIKNSHTISHDASTLGGNSGSVIIGNNKLTSASAIHYGGTLKTPRENWGLLLESTLNIKDKTSGRLLSEILDSNGVITE
- a CDS encoding S8 family peptidase, which codes for MEKSLFYSSDHGNLELLETAQPETNYFPAAKRGKNPWDKAHELQQKKSGNIYIEPNEILSGKKIISQKNEEVLESLESVAQNDYDPEWPYPQINGKADKKFWYLGDEFSQLKSARDSVSDTTPVIRIAHFDTGYDPEHKSLLKNSIDTKNQKNFVEENNSSIDIGSEGLINNPGHGTGTLSILAGNTMKIDEYQHNDFIGIHKNIKILPLRISRSVMLWKNKAFVDALEHVISLYDTPDRCDIVTMSMGGMPSKAWADVINRAYEKGIFIVTAAGNNIGRATPSTLVYPARFERVTAACGVTYDYSPYYKPFGIRNIKTMEGNYGPKKCMTKAIAAFTPNVAWAIINSGNLVSINGAGTSSATPQIASAAALYYQKYHTELNAMPGWKKIETIRQAMFDSAAKKIKDGFDNDITLYFGNGILQANDMLEIKPSQVTVKKADPAKVSWPFLKLVTGTELLESSIEMYEVEILQLISKSASLQKLLEYEEKNFDELTDKEQRQFYAIILEIPETSEALKQLILDNKLY